A region of Carassius auratus strain Wakin unplaced genomic scaffold, ASM336829v1 scaf_tig00217684, whole genome shotgun sequence DNA encodes the following proteins:
- the LOC113102088 gene encoding prickle-like protein 1, which yields MNSGGFHGAIRPLDMEPKVNKLAFGFQRSSTSDDDSGCALEEYAWVPPGLRPEQVQLYFSCLPEDKVPYVNSPGEKYRIKQLLYQLPPHDNEVRYCQSLSEEEKKELHMFSVQRKKEALGRGTLKLLPRTMLHAACEHCGENVSGGEMVVFASRAGPSQCWHPACFTCSTCNELLVDLIYFYQDGKVHCGRHHAELLKPRCSSCDEIIFADECTEAEGRHWHMKHFSCFECETILGGQRYIMKDGRPYCCGCFESLYAEYCEACGEHIGVDHAQMTYDGLHWHATDACFSCAQCKGSLLGCPFLPKEGRIYCSKACSLGEDVHASDSSDSAFQSARSRESRRSVKMGKSSRSADQCRQSLLFSPAGNYKFPGLSGNADDTLSNKLSQLSFADNHFWRNREEQEAPEDHEEWAEHEDYMTQLLLKFGEHGMFQQPDDTRPTDLWTADSEGKKKMESRMPGSGGNGNLASKKYKADMYWAQSQDGLGDSAYGSHPGPASSRKLQELDLEHGASFKHEDKQWFNDSLECITDELKQAEQNIRDSMDSLALSNITGASVDGDIKDKPLLYSLQNFSELDRCENASNMGTLNSSMLHRSANSLKSLASELECVEVIEEERQEQVVPLPEDRPKPPHLPVLRRSKSQSKPQQVKFSDDVVDNGRYDDLAVRQPPMSERTRRRAYHFDEQDQQRPRHHHRRRRSRKSRSDNALHLVPKEKARMCFKEDRRGPNAHHGQPSYAHANSEYGLHNQAAVERFSRLYGDEDDWCSTCSSSSSESEEEGFFLGQPIPQPRQPRFQYYADELPFGTRTKSKQKRGRKGKNCIIS from the exons ATGAATTCCGGAGGGTTCCACGGCGCCATCAGGCCGCTCGACATGGAGCCGAAGGTCAACAAGCTCGCGTTCGGCTTCCAGCGCAGCTCCACCTCGGATGACGACTCTGGCTGCGCCTTGGAGGAATACGCATGGGTGCCGCCGGGGCTTCGACCAGAGCAG GTCCAGCTGTACTTCTCCTGTCTACCTGAGGACAAAGTCCCTTATGTGAACAGCCCCGGGGAGAAATACCGCATCAAACAGCTCCTGTACCAGCTCCCTCCTCATGACAATGAG GTGCGATACTGCCAGTCTCTCAGCGAAGAAGAGAAGAAGGAGCTTCACATGTTTAGCgtgcagagaaagaaagaggccCTCGGGCGAGGAACTCTGAAACTGCTGCCAAGGACGATGCTTCATGCGGCGTGTGAACAC TGTGGAGAGAACGTCAGTGGAGGGGAGATGGTGGTGTTTGCTTCACGGGCAGGACCTAGTCAGTGTTGGCACCCAGCATGCTTCACATGTTCCACCTGTAATGAGCTCCTGGTTGATCTCATTTACTTCTACCAAGATGGCAAGGTCCATTGTGGACGGCATCATGCTGAATTACTAAAGCCACGCTGTTCCTCTTGTGATGAG ATAATTTTTGCGGATGAGTGCACGGAAGCAGAGGGTCGTCACTGGCATATGAAGCACTTTTCCTGCTTTGAATGCGAGACCATCCTGGGTGGTCAGCGGTACATCATGAAGGATGGTCGGCCGTACTGCTGCGGTTGCTTCGAGTCTCTGTACGCGGAGTATTGTGAGGCCTGCGGTGAACACATCG GAGTGGACCATGCCCAAATGACGTATGATGGCCTTCATTGGCACGCCACAGATGCTTGTTTTAGCTGCGCTCAGTGCAAGGGCTCCTTGCTTGGGTGTCCCTTTCTACCCAAAGAAGGCAGGATCTACTGTTCCAAGGCCTGCAGCCTTGGGGAGGACGTCCATGCTTCAGATTCTTCAGATTCAGCTTTCCAATCCGCAAGATCTCGGGAATCACGGCGCAGCGTGAAGATGGGCAAAAGCAGTCGCTCTGCAGACCAGTGTCGACAGTCTCTTCTCTTTTCGCCCGCAGGCAACTACAAGTTCCCCGGACTCTCAGGGAACGCCGATGACACCTTGTCCAACAAGCTGTCACAGCTAAGCTTCGCAGATAACCACTTCTGGAGGAACAGGGAGGAACAGGAAGCACCTGAGGACCATGAGGAATGGGCTGAGCACGAGGACTACATGACCCAGCTCCTCCTCAAGTTTGGTGAACATGGGATGTTCCAGCAGCCGGACGACACCAGGCCGACTGACCTCTGGACGGCCGATTCTGAGGGTAAAAAAAAGATGGAGTCAAGGATGCCAGGCAGTGGTGGGAATGGCAACCTGGCCAGTAAAAAATACAAGGCAGACATGTACTGGGCACAGTCCCAGGATGGACTAGGTGACTCTGCGTACGGAAGCCACCCTGGACCTGCAAGCAGCAGGAAGCTCCAGGAGCTCGATTTGGAGCATGGAGCCAGCTTTAAGCATGAAGATAAACAGTGGTTTAATGACTCACTGGAGTGCATCACAGATGAACTGAAGCAAGCAGAGCAGAACATCAGAGACTCGATGGACTCCTTGGCACTCTCCAACATCACAG GTGCTTCAGTTGATGGGGATATTAAAGACAAACCATTGCTCTACTCCTTACAAAATTTCTCTGAGCTTGACCGCTGTGAGAACGCCAGCAACATGGGGACTCTGAATTCATCAATGCTGCACAGGAGCGCCAATTCCTTGAAGAGCCTGGCCTCTGAGCTGGAGTGTGTGGAGGTCATTGAAGAGGAGCGACAGGAGCAGGTGGTGCCGCTCCCAGAGGACAGGCCCAAACCACCTCACTTACCTGTCCTAAGAAGGTCCAAGTCCCAGTCCAAACCACAGCAGGTGAAGTTCTCAGATGATGTTGTGGATAACGGACGATATGACGACCTGGCGGTGCGGCAGCCTCCCATGAGCGAACGCACTCGGAGACGAGCGTACCACTTTGACGAGCAAGACCAGCAGCGCCCTCGTCATCACCACAGGAGAAGGAGGAGTCGTAAATCTCGTTCGGACAACGCGCTTCACTTGGTGCCCAAAGAAAAGGCCCGTATGTGTTTCAAGGAGGACCGCCGAGGTCCTAATGCTCACCACGGTCAGCCTTCCTATGCCCACGCCAATTCAGAGTACGGTTTGCACAACCAGGCGGCAGTGGAGAGGTTTTCACGTCTTTACGGGGATGAAGATGACTGGTGCTCTACCTGCTCCTCTTCATCATCTGAATCAGAGGAGGAAGGGTTTTTCTTGGGCCAGCCTATTCCACAACCAAGACAACCTCGTTTCCAATATTATGCTGATGAACTTCCTTTCGGCACAAGGACAAAGTCCAAACAGAAGCGAGGACGGAAGGGCAAAAACTGTATAATTTCATAA